Proteins encoded within one genomic window of Panicum virgatum strain AP13 chromosome 1N, P.virgatum_v5, whole genome shotgun sequence:
- the LOC120656260 gene encoding uncharacterized protein LOC120656260 has translation MSLSNITSDKSYVVDYLGRALNHYAKKEIIMFPHNPGGHGILVVIIPKWSKVLCFDSLRSKAHDHTLLKEVIDEAFHSYPVRGKRSKSLTHVSKFPQSAGNTCGFYTAYHMLEAMEILGLDNSLDFEVMKNPIDQDVMVKIRERIASFIMSQVINPKGEFHCDNLGLNYI, from the exons ATGTCCCTGTCAAACATAACATCTGACAAATCTTATGTGGTGGATTATTTGGGAAGGGCCCTCAATCATTATGCTAAGAAGGAGATAATTATGTTTCCACATAACCCCGGTGGCCACGGGATTTTAGTGGTAATTATTCCAAAATGGAGCAAGGTTTTGTGCTTCGATTCTCTCAGGTCCAAGGCACATGATCATACCTTGTTGAAAGAAGTAATTGATGA ggcatttcattcaTACCCAGTCAGGGGGAAGAGAAGTAAGAGCTTGACACATGTCTCCAAGTTCCCG CAATCTGCTGGTAATACCTGTGGTTTCTACACAGCATATCACATGCTAGAAGCAATGGAAATACTAGGACTGGATAATTCTTTG GATTTTGAAGTGATGAAAAATCCCATCGACCAAGATGTAATGGTCAAGATTCGAGAAAGGATTGCCTCCTTCATAATGTCCCAGGTGATCAACCCGAAAGGAGAGTTTCATTGCGACAATCTAGGTCTTAATTATATTTGA
- the LOC120653603 gene encoding testis-specific gene A8 protein-like — MQKDASAAKSTSLIPSKDQSKDIARSASGAKSAATTEKPSKSSQPKAAAAAAAEKPSKSSQPKAAAAAADKKAAAAEPDKKAAAAAAVDKNAAVENASAASEKKKTATAAGKKNTAAAENASAASEKMKAAAASAAAGKASVGEKKKASAGEKKKAASTAAKESKKQPSNVWTKAHPKFTYGQAILTEEELLVAEPFTVELHTYYMKGCQGNKKNGIVVKYRRQH; from the coding sequence atgcaaaaggatgcatctGCTGCCAAGAGTACATCCTTAATTCCTTCAAAGGATCAAAGCAAGGACATTGCTAGGAGTGCATCTGGTGCCAAGAGTGCTGCTACTACTGAGAAGCCATCCAAAAGCAGCCAGcctaaggcggcggcggctgctgctgctgagaagCCATCCAAAAGCAGCCAGCCtaaggcggcggctgctgctgctgacaaGAAGGCGGCTGCTGCTGAGCCTGACAagaaggctgctgctgctgctgctgttgacaaGAATGCTGCTGTTGAGAATGCTTCTGCTGCATCTGAGAAGAAGAaaactgctactgctgctgggaAGAAGAACACTGCTGCCGCTGAGAATGCTTCTGCTGCTTCTGAGAAGATgaaagctgctgctgctagtgctGCTGCTGGGAAGGCCTCTGTTGGTGAGAAGAAGAAGGCCTCTGCTGGTGAGAAGAAGAAGGCAGCTTCTACTGCTGCCAAGGAATCCAAGAAACAACCATCAAATGTATGGACCAAAGCACACCCCAAATTCACTTATGGACAAGCTATTCTAACAGAGGAAGAACTACTTGTCGCTGAACCTTTCACAGTTGAACTCCACACTTACTACATGAAAGGTTGTCAGGGAAATAAGAAAAATGGCATTGTGGTCAAGTACAGGCGTCAGCATTAG
- the LOC120656262 gene encoding protein POLYCHOME-like, with the protein MLTMLIHGSCLPCVVLAGGRHLRAVGKSKNLTWTEQGEISRIVRRRTTGLTPRTEKSIIANYKMPEVRTATRPALADISGGGFFIRRLASPGAVLVKGAVKPLAREARTPSSNKENVPPVGAFWTAPKKRSLLPDWYPRTPLRDITSIVKALERRSRLQDAAARQLIQWTEDSSVDPITPVQAESTPTTEETQAVATPATSLADDKLKTYSPSDCSLQATPSKPNDPALSDLMEKKLSSSIEQIEKMVRRNLKKTPKAAQPSKRVVQRRILMFMR; encoded by the exons ATGCTGACGATGCTTATCCATGGGTCTTGTCTGCCCTGCGTCGTTCTTGCAGGAGGTAGGCATCTTAGAGCCGTAGGAAAGAGCAAAAACCTGACCTGGACCGAacaag GAGAAATTTCGCGCATAGTCAGGAGAAGAACGACAGGACTCACACCAAGAACAGAAAAGAGCATAATAGCT AACTACAAGATGCCTGAAGTGAGGACTGCTACCAGGCCGGCCCTCGCCGACATCTCTGGTGGTGGGTTCTTTATCAGGAGGCTGGCATCGCCAGGAGCTGTGCTGGTGAAGGGTGCTGTCAAGCCGCTGGCTCGAGAGGCCCGTACACCGTCCAGCAACAAGGAGAATGTGCCACCAGTGGGGGCTTTTTGGACTGCACCAAAGAAGAGGAGCCTCTTACCTGACTGGTACCCAAGGACCCCACTCCGTGACATCACATCAATCGTCAAG GCTCTTGAGAGGAGAAGTCGCCTACAGGATGCTGCGGCTCGACAGCTGATCCAGTGGACAGAAGATTCTTCTGTGGATCCAATAACTCCAGTACAAGCAGAAAGCACGCCAACAACTGAGGAAACTCAAGCTGTTGCAACCCCTGCAACTTCTTTGGCCGATGACAAGCTGAAGACATATTCTCCATCTGACTGCTCCTTGCAAGCCACTCCATCCAAACCAAATGATCCAGCTCTCTCTGATCTCATGGAGAAGAAACTGTCCAGCTCGATAGAGcagatcgagaagatggtgagGCGAAACCTGAAGAAAACTCCGAAGGCCGCTCAGCCTTCCAAGAGGGTCGTGCAAAGGCGCATCCTGATGTTCATGCGATAA